GCAAAACGATACCGCAGAGCAGTTCAATGTTATCGGTGTCCCCTTCGCCTGGCACACCAAACTCCCCCAAACGAAAGTCGGCCTCAATACCACTGTCACCTGATTCCATCGAAGAGACCAGCATGCCATATCagtttgaagaagaagacagTGAATATGAATGGGACGGCGATGCTGAAACGACTGACGATGTTGAGATGTTAAACGTTGCGTATGAAGGGGAAGACACAACTGACAGGCGCCCGAGGAAAGGTAGGAAGTTAATCGGAAAAATCGCAAAATCGGTAAAGCGCCACTCCACCACAACTGGCAAGAGTGTTGTACGACGGAGTTTAAAGGTTGGTAAAGGCACTGTGTCGGCAGGAAAGGCCATCATTGCCCCCAGCGTCAAGGTAGGAAAAGGAACTGTTTCTGCAGGAAAGGCCATCATTGCACCGATTCGTCACAAGAATCCTCCTGAGAGAGAACCAAAAGCTAAAGTACCGGGCGACCGCAAAATGCGCAAACGGCGTGAGCGCGATCTACATGCCGCAATAAGCCGATCGATGAGACGAATTGAAAAGGCAGAATCAAAGCTGACCGCCGTTGAGTCGCCTACATTCGTTGCTGGCGAGCTGTGCGCTCCAGAACAGTCCTGTCGAACAGTCTCGAAGATGCTTTCGATGATGTCCAACTTGCCTCGTACTTCTCAGTTCTCAGATAGTTTTAGTGAACTTTTGGCAACCCAAGTTGTAGAAGCAACTGAACAGGATGGCTGGTTTCTACAGGGTGGTGCTCTTCAGCTTGGTGTTGTTCCTCAGGAAGACAAAGGGAAAGGACAGCTTGTCGCAGAGGGCGTTGTGGCACGATGTTTATGGGAAAGTCATTGGCGAGAAGAATGGTATGGTATGTACGAGAGCTGTGTTCAGTTCTATGCCCCCTTGAGTAAAGTACCGTGCCTGGAACTTTCCTTCCAAGATATTCAATCAATACGACGCCTTGGCTCAGGGGCCCGCAGCCCTTTGCCTGGATTCCCCATGCTAGTTATTGAAACAGCATGGCTGTGCCACTATGCTGTCTTCTCCGATGAAACAGCATTGGACAATTTTAGCGCGAAAGCGCGCCTTCTCTTGGAAAACTATAGTCCAACGGACGGTCTTGATCCCAACTTGGACGACAACGTCTTATCCAAAGCTCGCTTTTGGCAAGGCTTTCAAAGTTCGGTGGAGTCTTCGCTATCCTTTGGGAAGGGAAAGTGGGCCGAAATCTTTGTTGGAAAGCAGGCCAAACGTCGAACCATCTTGAACGGACGTCGGATGAAATTTGATTTGGATGCGATGGACATTTCTACCAACGAATTTGTGCAAGGTCTTCTTTCGGCTTCCTTATCTTTTTCCCTTGACTCTTTGACTGAAGATCCTGGCGCTTTGATTCGTTTCCTGGATGCCACCAGCTACTTACGCACGCTTACTTTGCAAGACTTGAATCTGAAAAGCGCTTCCACGTTTTGCGTCTTTGCCAACTTGTACCATTGCCTATTGCAACATACGCTGTTGCTCTCAGTCAATGGTCCGTTGAAAAGGAGTTCGTACGAGCACATTATGCGCACTTCTTGCTACGAAATAGGCGGAGAcgtcttttctttggcagAGATTCAGAGCTGCATTATTCGAGGTCAGTTGTCCCGTCCGGTGGTGCCCAAGGCCCCCTACGTGGAGACTTCCAAACAATCCCGATCGTACCGATATTACGCGTTGGGATACACGACACCCCGTGTCAATTTTGTTTTAAATTCGGGACACGCTTTCAGTCCGAAAGAGGTTCCTATACTGGATCCTGAAactctggaaagtcaactcAACACTGTCACGGCAGAATTCATTCGTCGCAATATTCGGGTCGACTCGAGCAAAAAGACGATTGTGTTGCCCAAGGTGTGCGACGTCTACCGCAACGATTTTGGGACAGACTTCAACGGTATGAACCATGCCGCCCTGATTTACTGTATGAGCTATTTGGACGAAAGCATGGTAAAGACTATTCGATCCTTTGTCCGGGACGAGCCCATAATCAAGTACCAGTTTGCGATCGACCAATACCACTCAGTCTTGGAAGCCAAAGATGCGTACCCCGTTTACAACCAGGATGACCAAGGCGAAACAGAGACCAGGAGTGATTTAAAAACATAGTACATTGATTGTTACCTAATAGTCCTAGCGCGCGTAATAGATACTTTTAGCGCCATCCCGGGTTTTGGGGGATGTTCCTTAGAACAGTCCCACAACGccaccattttcatcaatgtCCACGTCGTAAAATCCGGGCCGGGTTGGGAGTCCTGGAATAGTCATAATGTCGCCGCAAATGGGGTAGAGAAATCCGGCGCCGACGCAGCTACGGATTTCGCGGACCGGAACGCGAAATCCGGTAGGAGCGCCCTTGGCGGACGGATCGCAACTAAAACTATACTGCGTCTTGGCGATACAAATGGGCAAATTGCCAAAGCCCGATGCCTCGTACTTTTCCATCTGCGCCCGGGCCGTGTTGGAAAAGTCGACACCGTCGGCGCGGTAGATTTCCTTGGCAATAACGTTGACCTTTTCTTCAATGGACAAGTTGACGTCGTAGAGGAATCGAAAATTGGCTTCGTCATTGTCCGCACAGGCTTTTTCGACGGCGATTGCGAGGTCCGCGGCGCCTTGTCCTCCTTCGGCCCAATGATTGGCCAGAACGGCATCGTAGGCGCCCGCTTCCAGCGCGGCTTGCCGGACGGCTTCAATCTCCGCGGGAGTATCGGTTTGGAACTGGTTCACGGCCACCACCACGTTAACACCGAAttttttggcgttttccaCGTGCCGGGCCAGATTAGCCGCGCCGCGGCGGACGAGTTCAACATTTTCCTGTACGTACTCTGGCTGCAAAGGTTTGCCGGCCGACACGGGTGGGCCACCGCCATGCATTTTTAGCGCCCGCACCGTGGCGACAATCACGGCGCATTTGGGTTTCAGTCCGCTGGCTCGGCATTTGATGTTGAAAAACTTTTCCATGCCAATGTCGGCGCCGAATCCGGCTTCCGTGACGCAGTATCCGTCGGGTCCGACCATTTTGAGCGCCATTTCGTCGGCCACGACGGAGGAGTTTCCCGTCGCAATGTTCGCGAAAGGACCGGCGTGGACCAAGACGGGTGTACGTTCGACAGTTTGCATGAGCGTCGGTAAAATGGCGTCCTTCATGAGGACCGCGAGGGCGCCACCACAACCCAAATCGTCCGCCGTGACGGGCTCGCCGGCCCGACTGTAGGCGACCACCATGGCACCGAGCTTGTCGCGCAAATCCGGCAAACTACGGGCCAAGGCGAGGACGGCCATGACTTCGGAGGCGACGGTAATATCAAAGCCCGTGACGCGATCGTGTTGGACTCGCGGTTTGGCGGGTTGTCCGGGATCGTCGCTACGCGGGGTGACTTTCTCGTTGGGACCGATTCCGACTTGTACGACACGCAAATGTCGATCACAGGTATCGAGTACGCGTTGCCAGGTAATGGTATCGGGATCGATATCGAGTCGGGCAAATTTGGACTGCTCCGCGGGGGTCAAATCGGCCGGTGCCTTGTGAGGGTCGATACCGAGCTTGCGGAGTCGGCGTTGCATAACGGGCGAGAATGGTTTGTTGGGTGGACAGAGTCTGCGAAAGAGAGCTTGATCGGACTGTGCGTCTTCGTGAAAGATTCGTGTATCAATCGCGGCGGCGAGTAGATTATTGgcggccgtgacggcgtGTATATCTCCCGTCAAGTGTAGATTGAATTCTTCCATGGGTACGACTTGTGCGTACCCGCCTCCGGCGGCGCCGCCCTTGATACCAAAGGTGGGTCCCTGCGAGGGCTGTCGGATACAGGCCACGGTGGGACGTCCCCGCACGGCACCCAAGGCCTGCGCGAGTccaatggtggtggtggactTGCCTTCGCCAAGCGGTGTCGGGTTAATCCCCGTAACGACAACGTAGTTGCCGTTGGGGACAGCCCGACGCGTGTCCCGGACCGACAAGGggatcttggccttggcaaTGCCCCACGGAATGATCTCGTCCGGAGTCAAGCCGAGTCTAGTGTGGGAGTGATTGTGTGAGTGTCAGTGTGAGAGTGAGCATTGCATAGGAAGTGCAGGTTTCACACGCGTGCAACTATGAGTACAAGTAAAAGTACGTCTACTTCTCCGTCCATCGGTAGATACCGTCCATAAATAACAACCGACAACTTACTGTTGGGCGAGGTCGGAGAGAGGCAAGAGTCCAACTTGCTGGACAATTTGTTGACTGACTTGAATGTCGGTCGGTACGGGATGTTGAGGCTGCAGCTTGGGATACCCCAACGCGTTGGTCGAGGCAACGTCCGTGGACGACGCCGGTGATGACGACATGGTGTTACTACTCGTCGacgatacacacacacacacagtgtctctctctctcaaaCGGATCAATGACTCCTCCTCCCTATCGATTGAGAAAGGACAGGTAGGATGGAGGATAGAGGAATGTAACTCTAGGAATCACCCAAACACACCCGTGAGCCTCGGTCGTCTCCTGCTGACAAAGAATTGGTCCAATCCAACAGATATATCCCTCATCCCAGAAAATCCTCTTCGGCGACGACTGACGTCACGATCCCAGCCTTGAGGCTCGGTATCCGGGATTGCTTTTGATACCGGACCAGTCTGTCCGTCTATCGGTGATGAATCGGTCACAACACAGatagacagacagacagacagacactGTGAGAGTTGCCGGCTTCCAACGGGAACGGCTTCGCCCTCTCGTACAACAAACTCTCCAACATACGGTATCTCCTACCAATTCATATCCGACACCTCCGTCAATATCGAAATCAATCCATCTCCCCTGACTCTTTCTTATTCTTGTTATTATTGTTATTGGTAATTGTATACTACCACCATGAGTAGTACTAGTCACCAGGGTCCCGGTAGTTTTCCGCATATACCGCGGGCTCCGTTGCCGACGACGGTCTTGTTGACCACGGTGGCCCCGTGTTTGCGCACGTCCGGGGCCTTGCGCGAATGGCTCGGCCACGGTGGGGGCTACGTCCCGCGGTCCCTCCAGTGTGTGGGCGATCCCAATGGTCCCGGGACGGCCCTCGTCACACTCCCTCAcgccgaagccgccgccaaattGGTCGCGGCAATCCGACACAACCACACGGACAGTCACAACCACATCGGAGCACACTTGGTTCCCGTCAATCCGGATATTCCCTTGCCACCCGCATTGGTGGATCCGGAAACGACACAAACATTGGCACAGGCCCTCCGCGACAGTTTGCACAAAATCACTCGCGACGGACCTTCCACCGACGTGACAACCCCGGCACTCGCTCCCACTTTGCCCGAGCGCACCCCGGACGCATCTTTACGTCCCGCCGTCGAGCCCCACGCCGACCCCGAGGACGAAGATCCCTTGACGTCTCCAGCCGTCTTGAACGCCGTCAAGGCCTTTCGGGATCAACTCGAAGTACAACAGGGCACCAAAGCCACCCGCCGTAAAGCCTTGGTGGCACAGACGCTGGCACAAGTCTTGCCCGCGATGCGACTCCGGAGGCAACAGGAACCCTCGGTGACGCACGCACCCACACCCACCCCACTACCACCAGCAGCAATAGTGCCAAcacccaccaccacaaccCTGCCGGtaccgccgccaccaccgctTCCCGCCCAGGCGCCTCCGGCACCCCGGGGTGTTTCCAACTTACCCGCCTGGATGACGCAAGCCAATCTATCCGCGGAACCACCAACCGCGTCGGCCACGGAACCACCCCCCAGCAAACGACCCAAACTGGATACTGCGCAACCCTTCCCGGCCCTCCCTCCCGCGGCTCACGCACCACTCCGGGACTTTGTCACGGCACAAATTCAGCATTATCTAGGCGAAGCCGAAACGAGTCTCATTGAATTGATTGTACAGTTTGTCCTTCGACCCGACGGGGAGCCAGCCCAAGGCCTCCTACCCGAACTCGATGTCCTCGAAGACGATGCCCACGCGTTGCTCCAGGCACTCTGGGATCACACCCAACACCTGGCCACGGCGTAAGCGTACCGCTGGTAACGGTAGAAATTCACACtaacacacacacaaaagTGAGAAGAGGACTAACACCACGTG
The sequence above is drawn from the Phaeodactylum tricornutum CCAP 1055/1 chromosome 21, whole genome shotgun sequence genome and encodes:
- the FTHFS gene encoding fomate-tetrahydrofolate ligase (formate-tertahydrofolate ligase Enzyme involved in folic acid biosynthesis), translating into MSSSPASSTDVASTNALGYPKLQPQHPVPTDIQVSQQIVQQVGLLPLSDLAQQLGLTPDEIIPWGIAKAKIPLSVRDTRRAVPNGNYVVVTGINPTPLGEGKSTTTIGLAQALGAVRGRPTVACIRQPSQGPTFGIKGGAAGGGYAQVVPMEEFNLHLTGDIHAVTAANNLLAAAIDTRIFHEDAQSDQALFRRLCPPNKPFSPVMQRRLRKLGIDPHKAPADLTPAEQSKFARLDIDPDTITWQRVLDTCDRHLRVVQVGIGPNEKVTPRSDDPGQPAKPRVQHDRVTGFDITVASEVMAVLALARSLPDLRDKLGAMVVAYSRAGEPVTADDLGCGGALAVLMKDAILPTLMQTVERTPVLVHAGPFANIATGNSSVVADEMALKMVGPDGYCVTEAGFGADIGMEKFFNIKCRASGLKPKCAVIVATVRALKMHGGGPPVSAGKPLQPEYVQENVELVRRGAANLARHVENAKKFGVNVVVAVNQFQTDTPAEIEAVRQAALEAGAYDAVLANHWAEGGQGAADLAIAVEKACADNDEANFRFLYDVNLSIEEKVNVIAKEIYRADGVDFSNTARAQMEKYEASGFGNLPICIAKTQYSFSCDPSAKGAPTGFRVPVREIRSCVGAGFLYPICGDIMTIPGLPTRPGFYDVDIDENGGVVGLF
- a CDS encoding predicted protein codes for the protein MSSTSHQGPGSFPHIPRAPLPTTVLLTTVAPCLRTSGALREWLGHGGGYVPRSLQCVGDPNGPGTALVTLPHAEAAAKLVAAIRHNHTDSHNHIGAHLVPVNPDIPLPPALVDPETTQTLAQALRDSLHKITRDGPSTDVTTPALAPTLPERTPDASLRPAVEPHADPEDEDPLTSPAVLNAVKAFRDQLEVQQGTKATRRKALVAQTLAQVLPAMRLRRQQEPSVTHAPTPTPLPPAAIVPTPTTTTLPVPPPPPLPAQAPPAPRGVSNLPAWMTQANLSAEPPTASATEPPPSKRPKLDTAQPFPALPPAAHAPLRDFVTAQIQHYLGEAETSLIELIVQFVLRPDGEPAQGLLPELDVLEDDAHALLQALWDHTQHLATA